Proteins encoded within one genomic window of Oryza glaberrima chromosome 12, OglaRS2, whole genome shotgun sequence:
- the LOC127756882 gene encoding uncharacterized protein LOC127756882, giving the protein MPSKIEPTKPQELPSPSKESTIRGQSMADQDVAEPWGLSAWPPLTSLLLRAMRKRRTWAALFLAVYASLLCSSWRLVEAVRAWYYSAAGGAGAVAAWPAALYASVMYGAVFGLLSMGAALAVAAPAMLITWITVLVLLAFAGKPRRSLVAEGRRATADIARLALRVLLREGNAVAALCAAASFAALLLGRRDDDPAEGSGS; this is encoded by the coding sequence ATGCCCAGCAAAATCGAACCCACAAAACCTCAGGAATTACCATCGCCTAGCAAGGAATCAACAATCCGTGGTCAATCCATGGCAGATCAGGATGTGGCCGAGCCATGGGGCTTGTCGGCATGGCCCCCCTtgacctccctcctcctccgagcCATGAGGAAGCGGCGCACCTGGGCGGCCCTCTTCCTCGCCGTGTACGCCTCTCTGCTCTGCTCGTCGTGGCGCCTGGTGGAGGCCGTGCGCGCCTGGTACTACTCCGCGGCCGGCGGGGCTGGCGCCGTcgcggcgtggccggcggctcTCTACGCGTCCGTGATGTACGGTGCCGTCTTCGGGCTCCTGTCGATGGGAGCCGCGTtagccgtggcggcgccggccatgCTCATCACATGGATCACCGTGTTGGTGCTACTCGCGTTCGCCGGAAAGCCGCGGAGGTCGCTGGTCGCAGAGGGGCGGCGCGCCACGGCCGATATCGCGCGGCTCGCGCTCCGCGTCTTGCTGCGCGAGGGCAACGCAGTCGCTgcgctctgcgccgccgccagcttcgcggccctcctcctcggccgccgcgacgacgacccggcggaggggagcggcAGCTGA